The Seriola aureovittata isolate HTS-2021-v1 ecotype China chromosome 8, ASM2101889v1, whole genome shotgun sequence genome contains the following window.
TTTGTAGCTGGAGAAGGTCTCTGACTGTAAGGTGAGGGAAGATGGCTTCTCACAGCGAAGCTCAGTACAGTCGATTATCACTCTCACATTGGGACAATGATGTCGGAACTTGTCAGGCATGGTGGCCTGCACCTGCTCCCGAGTCATCCACGTAGGCTGTGACCCGAGGATTTGGTACAAATAGTTTGCCCATGTGAGGATGGTTCGACTGACTGTTGATACACTGACGCCGAATACTGACGCCAGTACCTTTTCCTTCAACCCAGCCACAATGCGGCAGAAGAACATGAAGCACTCGTCAACGAGAGGCAGCTTGTGGTGGGGGCTTGTTGTTCCAAATGCAGTTTTCTGTGCCTCTGACCAGTGGAATAGCCTGGAAGCAGATGGATAAATTGATTCCCAGAAAACCATGAACACCGCCTCTGATTGGAATCTGGTGTAGAAGCGGAAGTCTTCATCCGAGGCACAAAAGCGGTCAATTTTGGGCTGCTGTTTTTCAAGTTGTAGCTCCTGCACCTTTGCTTGTAGTTTCTTGATTATCTCAGCTGCATCACCTGATGTACATaagcacacaaataaaacaaaatcaggtACATGATTATCCATCTGCATATATGCATTAcatcagagattttttttcaactttggTCTAAGAAAAGTATAGCCCTAACTCAAAAACTGCAAGATTATATGCAAGGGAATATTGATTACTGCCAtgacaacataataaaaaatatatcaactCTCAAGGTGAGAATCTGCTCCAACAGCTACTGACATTTGAACATGTCCAGTCTGAATACATGTCAAATACTCTGTATCAAGCAGGCTGCTGTTACTTTCAGTCCAGAAAAACATCAGGTCTGTAAAAGACTGCAGCTTTCATACTGGAAAATGGCGAAGTCACAAAATTGGAAAAGTAGCACAAAAATCACCACATGCATAAAACCGTGTGTACGCCTGttcatgaaaaataattttggtACATTTGGAGAGTTTCAGTACTTTGTAATTTGGCACTGCCAAATGAAATATTCCGCAAATTCTCACACCAGCCGTGTGCGTGAAACACAGCAAACAACATTTTAGTACGTGCGCACCGTTTATACATGAGGCTCCAGGGTATTTCGATATTTTAGACATCAACATACTTTTCATTCAAACTTAGCACACACCTTCAAGTTTTCGTTAATGTCCATTCTAACAAGTTTCCATTTAGATTTTACTTAGTTACATCACTCACTGGGAGGCACGTGAACTTACCAGGTGGAGGGGGCAAAGCATAATCATGGTCAGGGAGAGAAGATGCTCCAGCCGAGCCGACATTGTTTACATCCTCCTCACGCCGGGCAGTCCTAACAGCCGGTCTCTCACCGGCCCTCTTATACGCTGGCTTCCGTTTAGGTCTCCTTCCGCAGTCATTCCAGGCAAACTTCGAAGGGACAGCCCCTCTTTTAATACGCCTGAAGCCTTTCGGGGTACAATAGATGTCATCATTGTTAAAATGAAGACTGCAAACATAGGTGCTCCCACGAAGGATTTTGAACGTTGCGCCCTCTTCTCTTCTGATGGCTGTAACCCAGCTAGCTCGCAATTGATCATCCGACGGAAAGTCGTGGAAACTTAAATAAGGATGACTTTGCTTGTTGTTGGAACA
Protein-coding sequences here:
- the LOC130173684 gene encoding uncharacterized protein LOC130173684; protein product: MAQSSWKCHCSVPYCSNNKQSHPYLSFHDFPSDDQLRASWVTAIRREEGATFKILRGSTYVCSLHFNNDDIYCTPKGFRRIKRGAVPSKFAWNDCGRRPKRKPAYKRAGERPAVRTARREEDVNNVGSAGASSLPDHDYALPPPPGDAAEIIKKLQAKVQELQLEKQQPKIDRFCASDEDFRFYTRFQSEAVFMVFWESIYPSASRLFHWSEAQKTAFGTTSPHHKLPLVDECFMFFCRIVAGLKEKVLASVFGVSVSTVSRTILTWANYLYQILGSQPTWMTREQVQATMPDKFRHHCPNVRVIIDCTELRCEKPSSLTLQSETFSSYKNHTTFKGLIGIAPSGVITFISKLYTGSISDKEITIKSGLTQFLLPGDGVVADSGFLIEDLLAELGATLIVPPIKAAPQLSTTDTQKTQAIVCLRVLVERAIRRVKEFHIWDGVVPVSLAGSINQLWAVCCLLTQYQGPLDIQSDKPV